The following coding sequences are from one Prochlorococcus sp. MIT 0604 window:
- a CDS encoding peptidylprolyl isomerase, producing MQKFLSNQNKLFLILSIVILQVFLLKPIQVLADLPTGNAVKDPNAILRNALPIKQVELQEIQHKLEETSDFVRGGRWPALTKTVTKCQSLLKKYQSKIIQELPKDKKKIAEKTFLELKENFDSLQDYSKSKDKYSFIATRRNALDKIGGLEEYFLPKEFPYSIPHEFDNLPRLLGRAKVNIKTSKGDMQAIVDGFNAPLTAGAFIDLSSKNFYKDLPINRAEEFFVLQTGDPIGDDIGYIDPETNEERHVPLEIRIPDEQDTFYNQTFEDLGLYTETPTLPFATLGTLGWSHSNAAVDDGSSQFFFFLYEAELNPAGRNLIDGRNAAFGYVVDGFDVLEELTKDDTIISIDVLEGIENLKINA from the coding sequence ATGCAAAAATTCTTATCAAATCAGAACAAACTTTTCTTAATTCTATCGATTGTAATTTTACAGGTTTTTCTTTTAAAACCTATTCAAGTATTAGCTGATTTACCTACTGGAAATGCAGTAAAAGACCCTAATGCAATCCTCAGAAACGCACTCCCTATAAAGCAAGTTGAGTTACAAGAAATTCAACACAAATTGGAAGAAACTAGTGACTTTGTAAGAGGAGGAAGATGGCCCGCTCTTACGAAAACTGTTACAAAATGTCAATCTTTGCTAAAAAAATACCAAAGTAAAATTATTCAAGAATTACCAAAAGATAAAAAGAAGATTGCTGAAAAAACATTTTTAGAACTCAAAGAAAATTTTGATAGCCTTCAAGATTACTCTAAATCAAAGGATAAATACTCGTTTATAGCTACTCGAAGAAATGCTTTAGATAAAATAGGTGGATTAGAAGAATATTTTCTACCAAAAGAATTTCCATACTCTATTCCCCATGAATTTGATAATTTACCAAGATTACTGGGCAGAGCAAAAGTCAATATAAAAACCTCCAAAGGAGATATGCAAGCAATTGTTGATGGATTTAACGCTCCTCTTACAGCAGGAGCATTTATAGATTTATCTTCAAAAAACTTCTACAAAGATTTACCCATTAACAGAGCAGAAGAATTTTTTGTACTGCAAACAGGTGATCCAATTGGTGATGATATTGGTTACATAGATCCTGAAACAAACGAAGAACGTCACGTTCCCTTAGAAATAAGAATTCCTGATGAACAAGATACTTTTTACAATCAAACTTTTGAAGATTTAGGTCTTTACACAGAGACGCCAACATTACCTTTTGCAACACTTGGAACTTTAGGATGGTCCCATTCGAATGCCGCAGTTGATGATGGGTCATCGCAATTTTTCTTCTTTTTATATGAAGCAGAATTAAATCCAGCGGGTCGCAATTTAATTGACGGGAGGAATGCTGCCTTTGGTTACGTTGTAGATGGATTTGATGTATTAGAAGAGCTTACTAAAGATGACACAATAATTTCGATTGATGTTTTAGAAGGGATTGAAAACCTCAAAATAAATGCATAA
- the gap gene encoding type I glyceraldehyde-3-phosphate dehydrogenase has product MTLRVAINGFGRIGRNFMRCWLSRGAYTNIEVVGINVTSDPKTNAHLLKYDSVLGQLDGVDIQYTDDTFVINNKTIKCFSDRNPLNLPWKDWGVDLVIESTGVFNTDVGASKHLEVGAKKVILTAPGKGDGVGTYVVGVNADTYTHKDYDILSNASCTTNCLAPVVKVLDQTFGINKGLMTTIHSYTGDQRILDNSHRDLRRARAAATNIVPTSTGAAKAVALVYPEMKGKLTGIAMRVPTPNVSAVDFVFESSKSVTTEEVNNALKEASLGSMKGIIKYGDEPLVSSDYAGTNESSIVDSDLTMCIGDNLVKVLAWYDNEWGYSQRVVDLAEIVAKNWE; this is encoded by the coding sequence ATGACTTTGCGTGTTGCAATTAACGGCTTTGGCAGAATTGGTCGAAACTTTATGCGTTGTTGGCTTAGTAGAGGGGCTTACACCAATATTGAAGTGGTTGGAATTAACGTTACCTCTGATCCCAAGACTAATGCTCATCTATTAAAATACGACTCAGTCCTTGGTCAACTTGATGGTGTTGATATTCAGTATACCGATGATACTTTTGTAATTAATAACAAAACAATTAAGTGTTTCTCTGATAGAAATCCATTGAATCTCCCATGGAAGGACTGGGGTGTTGATTTGGTTATTGAATCTACTGGAGTTTTTAATACTGATGTAGGTGCGAGTAAGCACTTAGAGGTAGGAGCAAAAAAAGTTATCTTAACTGCTCCTGGTAAAGGCGATGGAGTTGGTACTTATGTGGTAGGAGTTAATGCCGATACATATACACACAAAGATTATGATATTTTAAGTAATGCCAGCTGTACAACCAACTGTCTAGCGCCAGTAGTTAAAGTTTTAGACCAAACTTTTGGTATTAACAAAGGTTTGATGACTACAATTCATAGTTATACAGGGGATCAAAGGATTTTAGATAATAGTCATAGAGATTTAAGAAGAGCTAGAGCCGCTGCTACAAATATTGTTCCTACTTCTACAGGTGCTGCAAAAGCAGTAGCACTAGTATACCCAGAAATGAAAGGCAAATTAACAGGAATTGCAATGAGAGTTCCAACTCCTAACGTTTCAGCAGTAGATTTCGTTTTTGAATCTTCTAAATCTGTCACAACCGAAGAAGTTAACAATGCTCTGAAGGAAGCATCTTTAGGCTCAATGAAAGGCATTATTAAGTATGGAGATGAACCATTAGTGTCTAGCGATTATGCAGGTACTAATGAATCATCAATCGTAGATAGTGACCTAACTATGTGTATTGGTGATAACCTTGTTAAGGTTCTTGCTTGGTATGATAACGAGTGGGGTTATAGCCAAAGGGTTGTAGATTTAGCAGAGATTGTTGCTAAAAATTGGGAATAA
- the rsgA gene encoding ribosome small subunit-dependent GTPase A produces MKTNSKHLGLVTKKFNDFFLVDLKDQENLGNSEKFLCKVRKSINFKDQLIYVGDEVVIDNIDLKSKRAVIASLKKRKNLLVRPSVANISNIYITFSVEEPELNLSQVNRFLISAESMGVEVSLVLTKCDLISDTRRSFLLDKFGKWGYQAITLNLDKSDYFNNLLAELKQKECSIFMGPSGVGKTTLLNMVIPGLQNSTAPVSNKIKRGKNTTRNVELFSLSNQSYIVDTPGFNMQPLEVDIGLLPNLYSEIYKQVIYKEIKCKYRNCLHLNDEGCNLDKSFERYPFYKEMIESSKSHYSQNLED; encoded by the coding sequence ATGAAAACTAATAGTAAACATTTAGGATTAGTTACAAAAAAATTTAATGATTTTTTTTTAGTCGACTTAAAAGATCAAGAAAATCTAGGAAATAGTGAGAAATTCTTATGTAAGGTGAGGAAGTCTATAAATTTTAAGGATCAATTAATTTATGTTGGAGACGAAGTAGTAATTGATAATATTGATTTAAAAAGCAAACGCGCAGTAATAGCAAGTCTAAAAAAAAGAAAAAATTTACTTGTTAGACCCTCCGTTGCAAACATTTCTAACATATATATTACTTTTTCTGTTGAAGAGCCAGAGTTGAATTTATCTCAAGTTAATAGGTTTTTGATATCAGCAGAATCGATGGGAGTTGAAGTGTCATTAGTTTTGACAAAATGTGATTTAATCTCAGATACTAGAAGATCTTTTTTACTTGATAAATTTGGGAAATGGGGTTATCAAGCAATAACTTTAAATTTAGATAAATCTGATTACTTTAATAATTTACTAGCTGAGTTAAAGCAAAAAGAGTGTTCAATTTTCATGGGCCCATCTGGTGTTGGCAAAACTACTTTGCTTAATATGGTAATTCCAGGTCTTCAAAATAGTACTGCTCCAGTTTCCAATAAAATTAAGAGAGGGAAAAACACTACTCGAAATGTTGAGTTATTTTCTTTATCAAATCAAAGTTATATTGTGGACACTCCTGGTTTTAATATGCAACCTCTAGAGGTTGATATTGGGTTGTTGCCAAATCTTTATTCGGAAATATATAAACAAGTAATCTATAAAGAAATTAAATGTAAATATCGTAACTGCTTACATCTAAACGATGAAGGCTGTAATTTAGATAAATCCTTCGAAAGATATCCTTTTTATAAAGAAATGATCGAGTCTTCTAAGAGTCACTATTCTCAAAACCTGGAAGATTAA
- a CDS encoding oxidoreductase, with amino-acid sequence MKKPASLLGNKNKFLILGCGFSGSFFAKTIKKLGCTVLTSSRSTSRDPNSFVFNSETCVVPDAKIFDGVTHILSCIPPDKNGKDPVLESLQSKLQDLPLEWIGYLSTTGVYGNTKGGWVSEIDQPEPIQKRSHNRLNCEKKWIESGLPVQIFRLPGIYGPGRSTFEAIKNKKIRVISKKNQVFSRVHVADITNAIIYLLQNKNSLKFYQIINIADDEPCSQIEVMQYCYDLIGLTMPKPILFEDAKEELSPIAQSFWMENRRVSNKLLCETLGYKLIYKNYKIGLKNCYLNS; translated from the coding sequence ATGAAGAAGCCTGCAAGTTTACTTGGAAATAAAAATAAATTTTTAATCTTAGGATGTGGTTTTAGCGGTAGTTTTTTTGCAAAAACTATTAAAAAACTCGGTTGCACTGTTTTAACAAGCTCAAGATCTACAAGCAGAGATCCTAATAGTTTTGTTTTCAATAGTGAAACCTGTGTAGTTCCTGATGCAAAAATTTTTGATGGAGTCACTCATATACTTAGTTGCATACCTCCTGACAAAAATGGTAAGGATCCTGTATTAGAAAGCCTTCAAAGTAAACTACAAGATTTACCCCTTGAATGGATTGGATATTTATCTACCACAGGAGTATATGGGAACACAAAAGGTGGTTGGGTTTCTGAGATAGATCAGCCTGAACCTATTCAAAAAAGAAGTCATAATAGATTAAATTGTGAAAAAAAATGGATTGAATCTGGATTACCTGTACAAATTTTTAGGTTACCTGGTATTTATGGACCCGGAAGATCCACTTTTGAAGCAATAAAAAATAAAAAAATTCGTGTTATATCGAAAAAAAATCAGGTATTCTCAAGAGTCCATGTTGCTGACATAACAAATGCAATTATCTATCTTTTACAAAATAAAAATTCTTTAAAGTTTTACCAAATTATTAATATTGCAGATGATGAACCCTGTTCTCAAATAGAAGTTATGCAGTATTGCTACGATTTAATTGGTTTAACAATGCCAAAGCCAATTTTATTTGAGGATGCAAAAGAGGAATTATCACCTATCGCTCAATCTTTTTGGATGGAAAATAGAAGAGTTTCGAATAAACTTTTATGCGAAACACTTGGATATAAACTAATTTATAAAAACTATAAAATAGGCTTAAAAAATTGCTATTTAAATAGTTAA
- the thiL gene encoding thiamine-phosphate kinase, whose amino-acid sequence MHKEILEDIGEKELINRLGKFMPKNQVSDDCALIKTKNENLLVNTDSLVENVHFNDTSICPQDLGWKAVVSNISDLLSSGSKKTIGITISLVLPVKTEWIWVEEVYKGINKALKEYGGLILGGDCSKGNEKIISITAFGIQGELELRRNACNPGDIILTTGIHGLSKLGFLIQNKINFDNEFSLNERLIIKSIEHFCRPRVYPNFLNNLLKTRSNKNIRRIGCTDSSDGLFQALQDLAIASNCKAIINYEKIPKDKDWPKGDKWDEYYFFGGEDYELVFSLPKKWAENLSKLDKNIYEIGYFTTGEASIDFKDKNKNQLLMNTPFKHF is encoded by the coding sequence ATGCATAAAGAAATATTAGAAGATATAGGAGAAAAAGAATTGATAAATAGGCTAGGAAAATTTATGCCTAAAAATCAAGTTTCAGATGATTGCGCTTTAATCAAAACTAAAAATGAAAATTTACTTGTTAATACTGATTCTTTAGTGGAAAATGTTCATTTCAATGACACTAGTATTTGTCCTCAAGACCTTGGGTGGAAAGCAGTTGTAAGCAACATCTCTGACTTATTATCTAGTGGAAGCAAGAAAACTATTGGTATTACAATAAGCCTAGTTCTACCTGTTAAAACTGAGTGGATTTGGGTTGAAGAAGTATACAAAGGAATAAATAAAGCATTAAAAGAATATGGCGGATTGATTCTAGGAGGAGATTGCTCAAAGGGGAACGAAAAAATCATTTCAATTACGGCCTTTGGAATTCAAGGTGAGCTTGAATTAAGAAGAAACGCATGTAACCCAGGAGATATAATCTTAACTACAGGAATTCATGGTCTTAGCAAGCTGGGATTTTTGATACAAAATAAAATTAATTTCGATAATGAATTTTCTCTTAATGAAAGATTAATCATTAAGTCTATTGAACATTTTTGTCGCCCTAGAGTTTACCCTAATTTTCTAAATAATCTCCTCAAAACTCGCTCCAATAAAAATATAAGGAGAATAGGATGTACTGATAGCAGTGATGGCCTATTTCAAGCCTTACAAGATTTAGCAATAGCTAGCAACTGCAAAGCGATCATAAACTATGAAAAAATACCTAAAGATAAGGATTGGCCTAAGGGAGATAAATGGGACGAATACTATTTTTTTGGAGGAGAAGATTATGAATTAGTTTTCTCATTGCCCAAAAAATGGGCAGAAAATTTATCTAAACTTGATAAAAATATTTACGAGATCGGTTATTTCACTACTGGTGAAGCATCAATAGATTTTAAAGATAAAAATAAAAATCAATTATTGATGAACACACCTTTCAAGCACTTTTAA
- the murC gene encoding UDP-N-acetylmuramate--L-alanine ligase, which produces MEKELLLKSHFHFIGIGGIGMSALAIGLLKKGCSVSGSDLVKNNETNKLEQLGAVIFTSQVRKNIEFVISKFTNKLINFVVSSAIKPENEEFSYCREKNLSIKHRSEILAMLMRTYTVLAVAGSHGKTSTSTFLSTILELCTHDSSSITGGIIPIYNSNCHLENTKYLVAEVDESDGTINKYKADIGIINNIDFDHCDHFSNLSEVISSFKSFATNSQKLLLNFDCETTRNNFISNSKWSNTTTKNVAYAIIPTQMNSKYTIGKYYENGNFISSLNIPIPGLHNLSNITAAIAASRLIGIDFIEIKKNIKYLKLPRKRFEFRGQIEERSLYDDYAHHPNEIKETIKLGRLFIKQKHNNECKRSRLIAIFQPHRYSRVKQFSKEFAKELSKADVIYVTSIYGAGEENEDRITSKIITDLIYKQNKNVSYINNYHEITKNFYELTQKGDLILNMGAGDCHNFWSILNGKNN; this is translated from the coding sequence TTGGAAAAAGAATTACTCTTAAAAAGTCATTTTCATTTTATTGGGATAGGAGGTATTGGAATGTCAGCATTAGCAATAGGTTTGCTTAAAAAAGGTTGTTCAGTTTCAGGATCTGATTTAGTTAAAAACAATGAAACTAATAAATTAGAACAATTAGGTGCAGTGATCTTTACTTCTCAAGTTCGAAAAAATATTGAATTTGTAATTTCAAAATTTACCAACAAATTGATTAATTTTGTTGTAAGCTCTGCGATCAAGCCTGAAAATGAAGAATTTTCATACTGCAGAGAAAAAAATTTATCAATAAAACATCGTTCAGAAATACTTGCCATGCTAATGCGTACTTACACTGTATTGGCAGTAGCAGGCAGCCATGGAAAAACATCAACCAGTACTTTTCTTTCTACAATACTTGAGTTATGTACACATGATTCTTCTTCAATAACTGGAGGAATAATTCCTATTTACAACTCTAATTGTCATTTAGAAAATACAAAATACTTAGTCGCTGAAGTTGATGAATCTGATGGAACAATTAATAAATATAAAGCTGACATTGGAATAATCAATAACATTGATTTTGATCATTGCGATCACTTTTCTAATTTAAGTGAAGTCATATCTTCTTTTAAAAGTTTTGCTACAAACTCACAAAAATTATTATTAAATTTTGATTGTGAAACCACAAGAAATAATTTTATATCTAATAGTAAGTGGTCAAACACTACAACTAAAAACGTAGCTTATGCAATAATCCCTACTCAAATGAACTCAAAATATACGATTGGAAAATATTATGAAAATGGAAATTTTATTAGTAGTTTAAATATTCCAATTCCAGGATTACACAATCTATCTAATATCACCGCAGCAATAGCAGCTTCAAGATTGATAGGTATAGATTTTATAGAAATTAAGAAAAATATAAAATATCTTAAACTACCAAGAAAAAGATTTGAATTCAGAGGCCAAATAGAAGAAAGAAGTTTATATGATGACTATGCACATCACCCAAATGAAATAAAAGAAACTATTAAATTAGGAAGATTATTTATTAAGCAAAAACATAATAATGAATGTAAAAGGAGTAGATTAATAGCTATATTCCAACCTCATAGATACTCTCGAGTAAAACAATTTTCTAAAGAATTCGCTAAAGAATTATCAAAAGCAGATGTTATTTACGTAACCAGTATTTATGGAGCAGGAGAAGAGAACGAAGATAGAATTACTTCGAAAATTATCACTGATCTGATTTATAAACAAAACAAAAATGTTAGTTATATAAATAATTATCATGAAATTACAAAGAACTTTTACGAATTAACTCAAAAAGGAGATTTAATTTTAAATATGGGGGCTGGAGATTGTCATAATTTTTGGTCAATTCTAAATGGAAAAAACAATTAA
- a CDS encoding HNH endonuclease, with amino-acid sequence MHINDAVFLEDLCPKFRFRQWRKSIHRFTGKSCIYCGKPSESIDHVIPRCQGGLSTTENCVPACLSCNGDKSDENALYWYRRQKFYDPRRAMAIRAWLEGDLRLAIRLLQWANPNFKLKNNNYKKDESEYKAA; translated from the coding sequence ATGCATATTAATGATGCGGTGTTTTTAGAGGACTTATGTCCTAAGTTCAGATTTAGACAATGGCGAAAATCTATTCATAGGTTTACAGGAAAAAGTTGCATATATTGCGGAAAACCATCTGAATCTATTGACCATGTAATACCACGATGCCAAGGAGGCCTAAGTACAACAGAAAACTGCGTGCCTGCATGTCTTTCCTGTAATGGGGATAAATCAGATGAAAATGCTTTGTATTGGTATAGAAGGCAAAAATTTTATGACCCTCGTAGAGCGATGGCTATAAGAGCTTGGTTAGAAGGAGATTTAAGATTAGCTATTAGATTACTGCAATGGGCTAATCCTAATTTTAAGCTAAAAAATAATAATTACAAAAAAGACGAATCAGAATATAAAGCAGCTTGA
- the accB gene encoding acetyl-CoA carboxylase biotin carboxyl carrier protein: MAMKLDHDDLDRLIEKISKSDIQEFSLEGEDFKLEIKRNVFDQNQVINNLVSNTSFDKQTIANQKTINDNIPVVNEPEAPQVAPPGRSDLTEITSPMVGTFYRAAAPGEEPFVEVGNNVKVGQTICILEAMKLMNEIESEFNAEIVEILVENGTPVEFGQVLMRVKQS, translated from the coding sequence ATGGCTATGAAATTAGATCATGATGACTTAGATCGCTTAATAGAGAAAATCTCTAAAAGTGATATACAAGAGTTCTCGCTAGAGGGAGAAGATTTTAAGCTCGAAATAAAAAGGAATGTATTTGATCAGAATCAAGTTATTAATAATTTAGTTTCTAATACTTCATTTGATAAGCAGACAATTGCTAATCAAAAAACTATTAATGATAATATCCCAGTTGTTAATGAGCCTGAAGCGCCTCAGGTGGCACCCCCAGGACGTTCTGACCTAACTGAAATTACTTCTCCTATGGTTGGTACATTTTATAGGGCTGCAGCGCCTGGTGAGGAGCCATTTGTTGAAGTAGGGAATAACGTTAAGGTTGGTCAAACTATTTGTATTTTGGAAGCAATGAAGTTAATGAATGAAATTGAATCTGAATTTAACGCTGAAATAGTAGAGATTCTCGTTGAAAATGGGACACCAGTTGAATTTGGTCAAGTTTTAATGCGTGTTAAGCAATCTTGA
- a CDS encoding sulfurtransferase TusA family protein, whose amino-acid sequence MTSLKHLDLKSVPCPLNVVKIKLALEKLSKNEQLIVELDKGEPEEMVLNNLKEMGCLFQQIKENEKFIKIKVLNEN is encoded by the coding sequence ATGACTTCTCTAAAGCATTTGGATCTTAAATCTGTTCCATGTCCTTTAAATGTCGTCAAAATCAAATTGGCTTTAGAGAAGTTGTCCAAAAATGAACAACTTATAGTTGAACTAGATAAAGGTGAACCAGAAGAAATGGTATTAAACAATTTAAAAGAGATGGGATGCTTGTTTCAACAAATTAAAGAAAATGAAAAATTTATAAAAATAAAAGTATTGAATGAAAACTAA
- the murB gene encoding UDP-N-acetylmuramate dehydrogenase, translating into MNKKIFSKNYNLSSYTTIKVGGAAEYFAEPSNLNEFSYLVKWASLNKQRCQIIGAGSNLLINNIFIKGLVICTKKMKSLSIEPYSGIVEAEAGVMLPTLSNSLAKNGLQGGEWAVGIPGTLGGAIYMNAGTANLSLAKNLISVKVINNKTHEKLEIEKKDIKFEYRFSSFQRNDFTIISARLHFEPNGNLEQLIKTTKNNLKLKTETQPYDQPSFGSVFKNPENNYAAKLIDDVGLKGFKIGGAEISKMHSNFIINTSSASSKDIYELITVIQQKVLQNKGIFLQPEVRMIGFDYPN; encoded by the coding sequence ATGAATAAAAAGATTTTTTCTAAAAACTATAATCTAAGTAGTTATACAACTATAAAAGTGGGAGGAGCAGCTGAATATTTCGCTGAGCCAAGCAATTTAAACGAATTTTCATATTTAGTAAAATGGGCAAGTTTAAACAAACAAAGATGCCAAATAATTGGCGCAGGTTCCAATCTTTTAATAAATAATATTTTCATAAAAGGTTTAGTTATATGTACAAAAAAAATGAAATCACTATCGATAGAGCCATATTCTGGAATTGTTGAAGCGGAAGCAGGTGTCATGCTTCCAACATTATCTAATTCTCTTGCTAAAAATGGATTGCAAGGAGGTGAATGGGCTGTTGGAATTCCAGGAACATTGGGAGGAGCAATTTATATGAATGCTGGCACAGCTAATTTATCGTTAGCAAAAAATCTGATTTCCGTAAAAGTTATAAATAATAAAACTCATGAAAAACTTGAAATTGAAAAAAAAGATATCAAGTTTGAGTATAGATTTAGTTCTTTTCAAAGAAATGATTTTACAATTATTAGTGCAAGACTACATTTTGAACCAAATGGAAATCTCGAACAATTAATTAAAACAACCAAAAATAACCTTAAATTAAAAACAGAAACACAGCCATATGATCAACCAAGTTTTGGTAGTGTTTTTAAAAATCCTGAAAATAATTATGCAGCAAAATTAATTGATGATGTGGGCTTAAAGGGATTTAAAATTGGCGGTGCAGAAATTTCTAAAATGCATTCAAATTTTATTATTAATACTTCTTCAGCAAGTTCAAAAGATATTTATGAATTAATAACAGTGATTCAACAAAAAGTACTACAAAACAAAGGAATTTTTTTGCAACCGGAAGTAAGAATGATTGGTTTTGACTATCCTAACTAA
- the efp gene encoding elongation factor P, whose translation MISSNDFRTGTTIELDGQVWRVVEFLHVKPGKGSAFVRTKLKSVQSGNVVEKTFRAGESVQQAILEKSNLQHTYVESGDYVFMDMTSFEETRLTSEQIGKGAKYLKEGMEVNVIFHNGKVLEVELPISITLKVTETDPGVKGDTASGGTKPAILETGAQVMVPLFISVGEMIKVDTRNDTYLGREN comes from the coding sequence ATGATTTCCAGTAACGATTTTCGCACAGGTACTACCATCGAATTGGATGGACAAGTTTGGCGTGTTGTAGAATTTCTACATGTTAAGCCTGGTAAGGGTTCTGCTTTCGTACGAACAAAATTAAAATCAGTTCAAAGCGGCAACGTTGTTGAAAAAACTTTTCGAGCCGGAGAATCAGTACAGCAGGCTATCCTTGAGAAGTCTAACCTGCAGCATACTTATGTGGAGTCTGGTGATTATGTTTTTATGGATATGACAAGTTTTGAAGAGACAAGACTCACCTCTGAACAAATCGGTAAAGGCGCAAAGTATTTGAAAGAGGGAATGGAGGTTAATGTAATTTTCCATAATGGTAAAGTTTTAGAAGTAGAACTTCCAATATCTATTACTTTGAAAGTTACAGAGACTGATCCAGGAGTTAAAGGTGACACTGCTAGTGGGGGCACGAAACCAGCTATTCTAGAAACAGGTGCTCAAGTTATGGTTCCTTTATTTATTTCTGTGGGAGAAATGATTAAAGTTGATACTCGAAATGACACTTATCTTGGACGTGAAAATTAA
- a CDS encoding YbaB/EbfC family nucleoid-associated protein has protein sequence MAGFGLPNFGQLTEAFKKAKQIQQDAQKLQDELENMEIEGKSDDEMIKVWISGNQLPLKVEVQENILNADKEKIEQNILQAIQKAHELSTTTMKERMNDLTGGLNLNLPGFENSDS, from the coding sequence ATGGCGGGTTTTGGACTTCCTAACTTTGGACAACTTACAGAAGCTTTTAAAAAAGCTAAACAAATTCAGCAAGATGCTCAAAAATTACAAGATGAGCTTGAAAATATGGAAATTGAAGGAAAAAGTGACGATGAAATGATCAAAGTCTGGATAAGTGGAAACCAACTTCCTTTAAAGGTAGAAGTACAAGAAAATATTTTAAATGCAGATAAAGAAAAGATTGAGCAAAATATTTTACAAGCTATTCAAAAAGCTCATGAATTATCTACTACAACTATGAAAGAGAGAATGAATGATTTGACTGGTGGATTAAACCTTAATCTTCCAGGTTTTGAGAATAGTGACTCTTAG
- the pdxA gene encoding 4-hydroxythreonine-4-phosphate dehydrogenase PdxA gives MNFQNTNKELKVVISVGDESGIGPEIILKALCSNEIPNNIDFTLVGSKKNLLNTYNHLKSLGLEKLANPNSLKIYDLEIASSNNNPKSSYGDSSFYYLTKAIEIVKQNRNSALVTGPICKKSWSIAGHHFSGQTEVLAKSCGIKNVGMLFTAKSPITGWRFNTLLATTHIPLCEVPKQLTTNLIHSKLDLFKDFCSSYIDKPKLKIAGLNPHAGEEGILGSEEKDWLNDALIAWNEKNRDIKLLGPLSPDSCWNSSVKAWNEKDADQHDGILAMYHDQGLIPMKVIALNYSVNTTIGLPFIRTSPDHGTGFDIAGKGIAQSQSMIEAIKAAIEMTNNSRLLNTH, from the coding sequence ATGAACTTTCAGAATACAAATAAAGAATTGAAGGTCGTCATAAGCGTCGGAGATGAGTCAGGTATTGGACCCGAAATAATCTTAAAAGCACTTTGTTCTAATGAAATACCTAACAATATTGACTTTACATTGGTAGGTTCTAAAAAAAATCTATTAAATACATATAATCACCTCAAGTCTCTTGGTTTAGAAAAACTAGCTAATCCAAATTCTCTAAAAATTTATGATCTCGAAATTGCTTCATCAAATAATAACCCTAAATCAAGTTACGGTGATTCAAGTTTCTATTACTTAACAAAAGCTATTGAAATTGTAAAACAAAATCGTAATTCAGCACTTGTAACTGGACCAATCTGCAAGAAATCATGGTCAATAGCAGGTCATCACTTCTCTGGACAAACTGAAGTTTTAGCAAAATCGTGTGGAATTAAAAATGTTGGAATGTTATTCACAGCAAAATCACCAATCACAGGTTGGAGATTCAATACCCTTCTCGCTACAACTCACATACCTCTTTGTGAGGTTCCCAAGCAATTAACTACAAATTTGATCCATTCTAAATTAGACCTTTTCAAAGATTTTTGTAGTAGCTATATTGATAAACCCAAGTTAAAAATAGCGGGATTAAACCCTCATGCTGGCGAGGAGGGGATTTTGGGTAGTGAAGAAAAAGATTGGCTCAATGATGCATTGATTGCATGGAATGAAAAGAATAGAGATATTAAATTATTAGGACCTTTGTCACCAGATAGTTGCTGGAATTCTTCCGTAAAAGCATGGAATGAAAAAGATGCTGATCAGCACGATGGCATTCTTGCTATGTATCATGATCAAGGTTTAATACCAATGAAAGTGATAGCTCTTAATTACTCTGTTAATACAACAATCGGTTTACCTTTTATAAGAACATCTCCGGATCATGGAACGGGATTTGATATTGCTGGCAAAGGCATTGCTCAATCTCAAAGCATGATTGAAGCTATAAAAGCTGCTATAGAAATGACTAACAATTCAAGATTGCTTAACACGCATTAA